Proteins from one Thermobifida alba genomic window:
- a CDS encoding sensor histidine kinase, with amino-acid sequence MRGQPTEGGDAYPQGTPPSGVEPGDQHRQPFRSWWRRLTGGRRTRTAATAQAAAAQPTGPAARDSGTARGATHDVTDTGPQALLHEDPQNLLPTALASLAMRDLTLVDSLLAFVEQLERQEEDPEQLEVLFQIDHLATRMRRNGENLLILAGHGGQSKHADPVPLLDVVRAAMSEVSEYTRVRAQELPEDVAISPDAADDLSHLIAELLDNATAYSATNLPVAVRGRSGEDGTLLLEVIDDGIGIPQDRLDQLNRWLATPPQLSEEVIRHMGLYVVSRLAARQGVNVQLQTRPFNGTTAYIRIPATLVVTASESQPPPQGPAEVQALPTVRQRGPRPSPPSTAQEGPNGLPRREPKRGRRTAAGPRSSSPRQVAPVQSTAPAADGELWELPQRRRTPDGPSSRRGGSTEETGPVRGQRPRNTAPEPSTGQPPGFAERIRADLDGLLSGQAEAAREIAARSEGNRAPGAERAMEK; translated from the coding sequence GTGAGAGGTCAGCCCACCGAAGGTGGAGACGCGTACCCTCAGGGAACCCCGCCCAGCGGTGTTGAGCCCGGGGACCAGCACCGGCAGCCGTTCCGGTCCTGGTGGCGCAGGCTGACCGGGGGCCGCAGGACGCGGACCGCCGCCACCGCGCAGGCGGCCGCGGCCCAGCCGACGGGCCCCGCGGCCCGCGACTCCGGGACCGCCCGGGGCGCGACGCACGACGTCACCGACACCGGGCCCCAGGCCCTGCTCCACGAGGACCCGCAGAACCTGCTGCCCACCGCCCTGGCGTCCCTGGCCATGCGCGACCTCACACTCGTCGACTCGCTGCTGGCTTTCGTCGAACAGCTCGAACGCCAGGAAGAAGACCCCGAACAGCTGGAAGTGCTGTTCCAGATCGACCACCTCGCCACCCGGATGCGGCGCAACGGCGAGAACCTGCTGATCCTCGCGGGCCACGGAGGACAGAGCAAGCACGCCGACCCCGTCCCCCTGCTCGACGTCGTCCGCGCCGCGATGTCCGAGGTCAGCGAGTACACCCGGGTCCGGGCCCAGGAACTCCCCGAAGACGTGGCGATCTCCCCCGACGCCGCCGACGACCTCAGCCACCTCATCGCCGAACTGCTGGACAACGCCACCGCCTACTCCGCGACCAACCTCCCGGTCGCCGTCCGCGGGCGGTCGGGCGAGGACGGAACACTCCTGCTTGAGGTCATCGACGACGGCATCGGCATCCCCCAGGACCGCCTCGACCAGCTCAACCGGTGGCTCGCCACCCCGCCGCAGCTGAGTGAAGAGGTCATCCGGCACATGGGGCTCTACGTCGTCAGCAGACTCGCCGCCCGCCAGGGCGTCAACGTGCAGCTGCAGACCCGCCCCTTCAACGGCACCACCGCCTACATCCGGATTCCCGCCACGCTGGTCGTCACGGCGTCGGAGTCCCAGCCTCCCCCGCAGGGCCCCGCCGAGGTGCAGGCCCTCCCAACCGTCAGACAGCGCGGTCCCCGCCCCAGCCCGCCCTCCACCGCACAGGAGGGACCCAACGGGCTGCCCCGTCGGGAGCCCAAACGGGGCCGAAGGACAGCCGCAGGACCCAGATCTTCCTCCCCCCGGCAGGTCGCCCCGGTGCAGTCCACCGCGCCGGCAGCCGACGGTGAACTGTGGGAGCTCCCCCAGCGCCGCCGCACCCCGGACGGACCTTCGAGCCGCCGCGGGGGCAGCACGGAAGAAACGGGTCCGGTACGCGGTCAGCGTCCTCGGAACACCGCCCCCGAGCCCTCCACCGGGCAACCGCCGGGATTCGCCGAACGCATCCGCGCCGATCTGGACGGGCTCCTCAGCGGACAGGCCGAGGCAGCCCGGGAGATTGCCGCCAGGAGTGAGGGAAACCGCGCCCCAGGTGCAGAAAGAGCGATGGAGAAATGA
- a CDS encoding CCA tRNA nucleotidyltransferase, translating to MSDSQAAEATLTDEQRSAVDRLLRSVGSVVTELGERFAAAGHELAIVGGPVRDALLGRPVHDIDLTTDAVPQRVLELVDGWADAVWTIGIEFGTVGLRKNGQQVEITTYRSESYQVKSRKPEVSYGDSLYGDLVRRDFTVNAMAVRLPGGEFVDPFGGLADLADRRLRTPGRAEDSFNDDPLRIMRAMRFAAQLGFSLDEGVRTAATAMSDRLRIVSAERIRDELVKLMLSPNPRVGVALMTDLGVADHVLPEIPKLKLTVDEHHRHKDVYEHSLTVLDQAIDLERARGMEPDLVLRLAALLHDIGKPKTRSFEPGGKVTFHHHEVVGASMSRNRLSALRFPKDVVNDVSKLVSLHLRFHGYGKGEWTDSAVRRYARDAGPLLSRLHILTRADCTTRNRRKAAALARAYDDIERRIERLEQEEELSKIRPDLDGNEIQEVLGIGPGPLVGQAWRFLLELRLENGPLGKEAATEALRRWAAERE from the coding sequence ATCTCTGACTCCCAGGCCGCCGAGGCCACGCTGACGGACGAGCAGCGCTCCGCGGTCGACCGGCTGCTGCGCTCGGTCGGGTCGGTCGTGACCGAACTGGGTGAGCGGTTCGCCGCGGCGGGGCATGAGTTGGCGATCGTCGGCGGCCCCGTGCGCGACGCGCTGCTGGGGCGTCCGGTGCACGACATCGACCTGACCACCGACGCGGTGCCGCAGCGTGTCCTGGAACTGGTGGACGGCTGGGCCGATGCGGTGTGGACGATCGGCATCGAGTTCGGCACCGTGGGGCTGCGCAAGAACGGGCAGCAGGTGGAGATCACCACCTACCGGAGCGAGTCGTACCAGGTCAAGTCGCGTAAGCCGGAGGTCAGCTACGGCGATTCGCTCTACGGGGACCTGGTCCGCCGGGATTTCACCGTCAACGCCATGGCGGTGCGGCTGCCCGGCGGGGAGTTCGTGGACCCGTTCGGCGGTCTGGCGGATCTGGCCGACCGCAGACTGCGGACGCCGGGGAGGGCCGAGGACTCGTTCAACGACGACCCCCTGCGGATCATGCGCGCGATGCGGTTCGCGGCGCAGTTGGGGTTCTCCCTGGACGAGGGGGTGCGTACCGCCGCGACCGCCATGTCGGACCGGCTGCGGATCGTCTCGGCCGAGCGGATCCGCGACGAACTCGTCAAGCTGATGCTGAGTCCGAACCCGCGGGTCGGTGTGGCCCTGATGACGGACCTGGGGGTGGCCGACCACGTGCTCCCCGAGATCCCGAAGCTCAAGCTCACCGTTGACGAGCACCACCGGCACAAGGACGTCTACGAGCACTCGTTGACCGTGCTCGACCAGGCCATCGACCTGGAACGGGCCCGCGGCATGGAGCCCGACCTGGTGCTGCGGCTGGCTGCGCTGCTGCACGACATCGGCAAGCCCAAGACCCGCTCCTTCGAGCCGGGGGGCAAGGTCACGTTCCACCACCACGAGGTGGTGGGTGCGTCGATGAGCAGGAACCGGCTGAGCGCGTTGCGGTTCCCCAAGGACGTCGTCAACGACGTCAGCAAGCTGGTCTCCCTGCACCTGCGGTTCCACGGGTACGGCAAGGGGGAGTGGACCGACTCCGCGGTGCGTCGTTACGCGCGTGACGCCGGTCCGCTGCTGTCGCGGCTGCACATCCTGACCCGCGCCGACTGCACCACGCGCAACCGGCGCAAGGCCGCGGCGTTGGCCCGTGCGTACGACGACATCGAGCGGCGGATCGAGCGGCTGGAGCAGGAGGAGGAGCTGTCCAAGATCCGTCCGGACCTGGACGGCAACGAGATCCAGGAGGTGCTGGGGATCGGGCCGGGGCCGCTCGTCGGGCAGGCGTGGCGGTTCCTGCTGGAGTTGCGGCTGGAGAACGGCCCCCTGGGCAAGGAGGCGGCGACCGAGGCCCTGCGCCGCTGGGCGGCCGAGCGGGAGTGA
- a CDS encoding GTP-binding protein — MGFTPSPGSAPKKVSAKIVVAGGFGVGKTTLVGSVSEIPPVNTEAIMTQASVPYDDLSKTPDKQTTTVAMDFGRITIARDLVLYLFGTPGQSRFWFMWEDLTRGAIGAVIIVDTRRLEDSFQAIDYFEKYTDLPFLIAVNHFEGVPMHPVEDIRNALALEDDVPIVVFDARDRRQSAGVLAKLVEYTMNFNAETALSR; from the coding sequence ATGGGCTTCACGCCATCGCCGGGTAGCGCCCCCAAGAAGGTGTCGGCGAAGATCGTCGTGGCCGGCGGCTTCGGGGTCGGCAAGACGACGCTGGTCGGCTCGGTCTCCGAGATCCCCCCGGTCAACACCGAGGCGATCATGACCCAGGCCAGTGTGCCCTACGACGATCTCTCCAAGACGCCCGACAAGCAGACGACCACCGTCGCCATGGACTTCGGGCGCATCACCATCGCCCGCGACCTGGTCCTCTACCTGTTCGGCACGCCCGGACAGTCCCGGTTCTGGTTCATGTGGGAGGACCTGACCCGCGGCGCGATCGGCGCGGTCATCATCGTCGACACCCGCCGCCTGGAGGACTCCTTCCAGGCCATCGACTACTTCGAGAAGTACACCGATCTGCCGTTCCTGATCGCGGTCAACCACTTCGAGGGGGTGCCCATGCACCCGGTCGAGGACATCCGCAACGCGCTGGCCCTGGAAGACGACGTGCCCATCGTCGTGTTCGACGCCCGCGACCGGCGGCAGTCGGCCGGAGTCCTGGCGAAACTGGTCGAGTACACCATGAACTTCAACGCCGAGACGGCGCTGAGCCGGTGA
- a CDS encoding styrene monooxygenase/indole monooxygenase family protein: MRRILIVGAGQSGLQLGLCLLQHDYDVTIMTARTATELASGRAVSVQLLTSDQVDLERAYGLDLWQDKAPPIRGSRLSGGSNDGSVSYDWTGYYKKPALSVDERVKMSVWLDLFEQMGGRVVIHPVTVSDLDHLVGMYDLTVIAAGQSGLAEMFPVRHEWTARGNPGFLTAIAYVTAVEDDPYADIQTGGWIPGVGHLVSLPSYSVNGPCRLLAISAPAVEGMAMPSWPSRMRPRQQLDLMLEAMQQLPELYEVYRDVELADPKAVAMDPTVPLVREPVATLPSGGKVLGIGDTLITTGPGFAQNGNNECRSAALYLKAILEHGDRPFDEDFMRAAFAEFDAFARPFYSDLVVLITTTPPHVCEVYETANTCQAVADRFVEGFNDPADLLSWFGDEKATREFLAEATGR; encoded by the coding sequence ATGCGCAGGATTCTGATCGTCGGCGCCGGGCAGTCAGGACTGCAGTTGGGCCTGTGCCTGCTGCAGCACGACTACGACGTCACCATCATGACCGCACGCACCGCCACCGAACTCGCCTCCGGGCGCGCGGTGTCGGTGCAGCTGCTCACCAGCGACCAGGTGGACCTGGAGCGCGCCTACGGGCTGGACCTGTGGCAGGACAAGGCGCCGCCCATCCGGGGCAGCCGGCTGAGCGGCGGGAGCAACGACGGCAGCGTCTCCTACGACTGGACCGGCTACTACAAGAAGCCCGCACTGTCGGTGGACGAGCGGGTGAAGATGTCGGTGTGGCTGGACCTGTTCGAGCAGATGGGCGGCCGGGTGGTCATCCATCCGGTGACCGTCTCCGACCTGGACCACCTGGTCGGCATGTACGACCTGACCGTCATCGCGGCGGGCCAGTCCGGCCTGGCCGAGATGTTCCCGGTCCGGCACGAGTGGACGGCGCGGGGCAATCCGGGGTTCCTCACCGCGATCGCCTACGTCACCGCGGTCGAGGACGACCCCTACGCCGACATCCAGACGGGCGGGTGGATCCCCGGGGTCGGCCACCTGGTCAGCCTGCCCAGCTACTCGGTGAACGGCCCCTGCCGCCTGCTGGCCATCAGCGCCCCGGCGGTCGAGGGGATGGCGATGCCGTCGTGGCCGTCCCGGATGCGGCCCCGGCAGCAGCTGGACCTGATGCTGGAGGCGATGCAGCAGCTTCCCGAGCTGTACGAGGTGTACCGGGACGTCGAACTCGCCGACCCCAAGGCGGTGGCCATGGACCCCACGGTCCCCCTGGTGCGGGAACCGGTGGCCACGCTGCCGTCGGGCGGGAAGGTGCTGGGCATCGGCGACACCCTCATCACCACCGGCCCCGGATTCGCCCAGAACGGCAACAACGAGTGCCGCAGCGCCGCCCTCTACCTGAAGGCGATCCTGGAGCACGGCGACCGGCCGTTCGACGAGGACTTCATGCGCGCCGCCTTCGCCGAGTTCGACGCGTTCGCGCGCCCCTTCTACAGCGATCTGGTCGTCCTCATCACCACGACCCCCCCACACGTCTGTGAGGTGTACGAGACCGCCAACACCTGCCAGGCGGTGGCCGACCGGTTCGTGGAGGGCTTCAACGACCCGGCCGACCTGCTGAGCTGGTTCGGGGACGAGAAGGCCACCCGGGAGTTCCTCGCCGAGGCCACCGGGCGCTGA
- a CDS encoding DUF742 domain-containing protein translates to MIPTPPPGASRRVRSYALTLGRTRPSLPLLLETLVTALDPGPGGLSGMTPEQRNIYLACTESRSVTEIATTVQLPIGVVRVLISDLAQQGKVEIHRTVGSGPQADTELLERILHGLHAIAG, encoded by the coding sequence ATGATCCCCACGCCACCGCCGGGGGCGAGCCGGCGGGTCCGTTCCTACGCGCTGACGTTGGGACGGACCCGACCATCCCTGCCCCTGCTGCTGGAAACGCTCGTCACCGCTCTGGACCCCGGGCCCGGCGGTCTCTCCGGGATGACCCCGGAACAGCGGAACATCTACCTGGCCTGCACCGAGTCGCGGTCGGTCACCGAGATCGCCACGACGGTCCAGTTGCCCATCGGTGTGGTGCGCGTGCTCATCAGCGACCTCGCCCAGCAGGGCAAAGTGGAGATCCACCGCACCGTCGGCAGCGGTCCGCAGGCGGACACCGAACTCCTGGAGAGGATTCTTCATGGGCTTCACGCCATCGCCGGGTAG
- a CDS encoding styrene monooxygenase/indole monooxygenase family protein: MRRILIVGAGQAGLQLGLCLLQHDYDVTIMTARTAQEVASGRAVSVQLLTGSHVALERAHGLDLWTAEVPQIRGHHVRGSGEAEGPAYDWVGYYREPSLSVDERVKMSVWLDLFEQMGGRVVVHPVTTSDLDHLVGMYDLTVIAAGQSGLAEMFPVTDAWMRPLARTSITAIAYVTAVEDDPYADIMTSGRVPGLGQLTTHPSYSLHGPCRLIAISGPSTSGLGSWPTRMRPQQQLDLMLEAMRDHLPHLYEVYGGVRLVDRRAVTMDYSPPLMRDPVAVLPSGGKVLGIGDTVIAPLPAFGQNANNECRSADLCLKAILEHGDRPFDEDFMRAVFAGFREFAMPFYRDLAVLFGTVPPHLREVLAAGSTCQAVADRFVQGFDDPVDMASWLVDERTARAFLTEAAGAQPAGGTR, encoded by the coding sequence ATGCGCAGGATTCTGATCGTCGGTGCCGGGCAGGCGGGGCTGCAGTTGGGTCTGTGCCTGCTGCAGCACGACTACGACGTCACGATCATGACCGCGCGCACCGCGCAGGAGGTCGCCTCCGGGCGCGCGGTGTCGGTGCAGCTGCTCACCGGAAGCCACGTCGCCCTGGAACGCGCCCACGGGCTGGACCTGTGGACCGCCGAGGTGCCGCAGATCCGGGGACACCACGTGCGTGGCAGCGGAGAAGCCGAGGGGCCGGCCTACGACTGGGTCGGCTACTACCGGGAACCCTCGCTGTCGGTGGACGAGCGGGTGAAGATGTCGGTGTGGCTGGACCTGTTCGAGCAGATGGGCGGCCGGGTGGTGGTGCACCCGGTGACCACCTCGGACCTGGACCACCTGGTCGGCATGTACGACCTGACGGTCATCGCGGCGGGCCAGTCCGGCCTGGCCGAGATGTTCCCCGTCACCGACGCGTGGATGCGGCCGCTGGCCAGGACCAGCATCACGGCGATCGCCTACGTCACCGCGGTCGAGGACGACCCCTACGCCGACATCATGACGAGCGGACGCGTCCCGGGACTCGGCCAGCTCACCACCCACCCCAGCTATTCGCTGCACGGCCCGTGCCGCCTGATCGCCATCAGCGGCCCCTCCACCAGCGGCCTGGGATCGTGGCCCACCCGGATGCGGCCCCAGCAGCAGTTGGACCTGATGCTGGAGGCGATGCGCGACCACCTGCCGCACCTGTACGAGGTGTACGGAGGCGTCCGGCTCGTCGACCGCCGAGCGGTGACCATGGACTACTCGCCGCCGCTGATGCGGGACCCGGTGGCGGTGCTGCCGTCGGGCGGGAAGGTGCTGGGCATCGGCGACACGGTCATCGCCCCCCTCCCCGCGTTCGGGCAGAACGCCAACAACGAGTGCCGCAGCGCCGACCTCTGCCTGAAGGCGATCCTGGAGCACGGCGACCGGCCGTTCGACGAGGACTTCATGCGCGCCGTCTTCGCCGGCTTCCGGGAGTTCGCGATGCCGTTCTACCGAGACCTGGCGGTGCTCTTCGGCACGGTCCCGCCGCACCTCCGCGAGGTGCTCGCGGCGGGCAGCACCTGCCAGGCGGTGGCCGACCGGTTCGTCCAGGGCTTCGACGACCCCGTCGACATGGCGAGCTGGTTGGTCGACGAGAGGACCGCCCGAGCCTTCCTCACCGAGGCTGCTGGAGCACAACCGGCGGGAGGGACCAGGTGA
- a CDS encoding roadblock/LC7 domain-containing protein, whose amino-acid sequence MTDSRSEVEKFNWVIDNFVRDVPGVNHAAVVSADGLLLARSQGLSLEEAEQLAAVASGMLSLAQGTSRMFNQGEVEQTIVRMQQGHLFLTSIGDGSCLTVLAASDCDMKIVGYQMALLVENTGHVLTPKLRGELREAILN is encoded by the coding sequence ATGACCGATTCCCGTTCCGAGGTAGAGAAGTTCAACTGGGTCATTGACAATTTCGTCCGCGACGTTCCCGGCGTGAACCATGCCGCGGTGGTCTCGGCCGACGGACTGCTGCTCGCCCGCTCCCAGGGACTGTCCCTGGAGGAGGCCGAGCAGTTGGCCGCTGTGGCCAGCGGGATGCTCAGCCTCGCCCAGGGCACCTCGCGCATGTTCAACCAGGGCGAGGTCGAGCAGACCATCGTCCGCATGCAGCAGGGCCACCTCTTCCTCACCTCGATCGGAGACGGTTCGTGCCTGACCGTCCTGGCCGCCAGCGACTGCGACATGAAGATCGTGGGCTACCAGATGGCGCTGCTCGTGGAGAACACCGGACACGTGCTCACCCCCAAGCTGCGCGGTGAACTCCGCGAAGCGATCCTCAACTGA
- a CDS encoding styrene monooxygenase/indole monooxygenase family protein, giving the protein MRRILIVGAGQAGLQLGLGLLQHDYDVTIMTARTAQEVASGRAVSVQLLTSDQLDLERAYGLDLWQDKAPPIRGSQITGEESDWCPAHDWTGYFKRPALSVDERVKMSVWLDLFEQMGGRVVVHPVTTSDLDHLVGMYDLTVIAAGQSGLAEMFPVTHDWSRYGMSGFLTAVAYVTPVEDDPHADIVAGGWIPGVGHFSSLPSYSVNGPCRLLYISGTDTDAMASWPSRMRPRQQLDLMLEALREHLPDFYEVYKDVELVDPKAVTMDNTAPLAREPVATLPSGGKVLGIGDTLVVTAPGYAQDANNECRSAALYLKAILEHGDRPFDEDFMRAAFAEFDAFARPFHHDLIMVFGRGEPHIREVYETANTCQAVADRFVEGFNDPADLMSWLGDEKATRAFLAEATGN; this is encoded by the coding sequence ATGCGCAGGATTCTGATCGTCGGTGCCGGGCAGGCGGGGCTGCAGTTGGGTCTGGGCCTGCTGCAGCACGACTACGACGTCACGATCATGACCGCGCGCACCGCGCAGGAGGTCGCCTCCGGGCGCGCGGTGTCGGTGCAGCTGCTCACCAGCGACCAGCTGGACCTGGAGCGCGCCTACGGGCTGGACCTGTGGCAGGACAAGGCGCCGCCCATCCGGGGCAGCCAGATCACCGGCGAGGAGAGCGACTGGTGCCCCGCGCACGACTGGACCGGCTACTTCAAGAGGCCCGCGCTGTCGGTGGACGAGCGGGTGAAGATGTCGGTGTGGCTGGACCTGTTCGAGCAGATGGGCGGCCGGGTGGTGGTGCACCCGGTCACCACCTCGGACCTGGACCACCTGGTCGGCATGTACGACCTGACGGTCATCGCGGCGGGCCAGTCCGGCCTGGCCGAGATGTTCCCCGTCACCCACGACTGGTCGCGGTACGGCATGAGCGGATTCCTCACGGCGGTCGCCTACGTCACCCCGGTCGAGGACGACCCCCACGCCGACATCGTGGCGGGTGGGTGGATCCCCGGGGTCGGCCACTTCAGCAGCCTGCCCAGCTACTCGGTGAACGGCCCCTGCCGCCTGCTGTACATCAGCGGGACGGACACCGACGCGATGGCCTCCTGGCCGTCCCGGATGCGGCCCCGGCAGCAGCTGGACCTGATGCTGGAGGCGCTGCGGGAGCACCTTCCCGACTTCTACGAGGTGTACAAGGACGTCGAACTCGTCGACCCCAAGGCAGTGACCATGGACAACACCGCGCCACTGGCGCGGGAGCCGGTGGCCACGCTCCCGTCGGGCGGGAAGGTACTGGGCATCGGCGACACCCTCGTCGTCACCGCCCCGGGCTACGCGCAGGACGCCAACAACGAGTGCCGCAGCGCCGCCCTCTACCTGAAGGCGATCCTGGAGCACGGCGACCGGCCGTTCGACGAGGACTTCATGCGCGCCGCCTTCGCCGAGTTCGACGCGTTCGCCCGCCCCTTCCACCACGACCTGATCATGGTCTTCGGCAGGGGGGAGCCGCACATCCGCGAGGTGTACGAGACCGCCAACACCTGCCAGGCGGTGGCCGACCGGTTCGTGGAGGGCTTCAACGACCCGGCCGACCTGATGAGCTGGCTGGGGGACGAGAAGGCCACCCGGGCCTTCCTCGCCGAGGCCACCGGGAACTGA